Proteins encoded by one window of Oreochromis niloticus isolate F11D_XX linkage group LG17, O_niloticus_UMD_NMBU, whole genome shotgun sequence:
- the LOC109195214 gene encoding sterile alpha motif domain-containing protein 3 isoform X2, whose translation MAAMVKLRIIFSENDSRRLIFPNGMPESVNELVQQIKGQCGVNGDFRLQFMDAEFGNEFTNLESMSDIQDKSTIKVIFSSVAPVEPGEPLLPLYSSAATSRTLDDSSSLSSPGNSFDTDILSSPESTSSRATAWPDVFPIPRFSYDTQLQLDRANATFKETGALLNPDHKIKSAILDGLAETIVQYKVYLSDREFDEVAEALVTTHPCLKEPGSVTGYGGWKTSLKYKLANYRTKLRRLGCPEVTVNSLKHKPDGKCTPAYGVKKPKKAEVNYCPTYPAGETAETLEEIRVDLLSEVKKKNNDHRVAAMMEKTFALRRQEVVREAPMIADFKMRWPALFHVCEVSAEFKRITTIHLQSKFFSQLDSYSANLIKIYAKKGGVQGRKIKTIMAPATQTAAVEVRRECILKGLCVYLNEDPEKLVKDYLDVDKSIATAIAETVFGICVIRSEGAEPGDDPQDVMIVLEGVEVMGTPLRFCRRFLWSWMHTNYPTKYRFSKLFFLVEKCCQYNSYTMYLEHEPERTADR comes from the exons ATGGCTGCAATGGTGAAACTCAGAATCATTTTCTCCGAAAATGATTCCCGGAGATTGATCTTTCCAAATGGGATGCCAGAGTCTGTCAATGAGCTAGTTCAGCAGATAAAGGGACAGTGTGGAGTTAATGGGGACTTCAGGCTTCAGTTCATGGATGCAGAATTTGGGAATGAATTCACCAACTTGGAGTCAATGTCGGACATCCAGGACAAAAGTACCATCAAGGTCATCTTTAGCTCAGTTGCACCTGTCGAGCCTGGTGAGCCACTGCTCCCTCTTTACTCATCTGCTGCCACTTCCCGCACTCTAGATGACTCCTCATCCCTTTCATCTCCTGGGAACTCATTTGATACAGACATATTGTCTTCTCCTGAATCTACGTCCTCAAGAGCCACTGCATGGCCCGATGTCTTCCCCATTCCCCGGTTCTCTTATGATACTCAACTACAGCTGGACAGGGCCAATGCTACTTTCAAAGAAACTGGAGCTTTGTTGAATCCTGATCATAAAATTAAGTCTGCCATTCTTGATGGTTTAGCTGAAACAATTGTTCAGTACAAGGTCTACCTCTCTGACAGGGAGTTTGATGAGGTCGCAGAAGCTCTTGTAACAACCCATCCATGTTTGAAAGAGCCTGGTTCAGTCACTGGATATGGCGGATGGAAAACAAGCTTGAAGTATAAACTTGCTAACTACCGAACTAAGCTTAGACGGCTTGGATGCCCTGAAGTTACTGTGAATTCCTTAAAACATAAACCTGATGGCAAATGTACTCCTGCGTATGGCGTGAAGAAGCCAAAAAAAGCTGAAGTGAATTACTGCCCCACTTATCCAGCTGGTGAAACTGCAGAGACACTAGAAGAAATCAGAGTGGACCTCCTGTCagaagttaagaaaaaaaacaatgaccATAGGGTGGCTGCAATGATGGAGAAGACCTTTGCTCTCAGAAGGCAAGAGGTGGTACGTGAAGCACCGATGATCGCTGATTTCAAAATGAGGTGGCCAGCTCTCTTCCATGTGTGTGAG GTGAGTGCAGAATTCAAGAGGATTACAACAATCCATTTGCAGTCCAAGTTCTTCTCCCAGCTGGATAGTTATTCGGCAAACCTTATCAAGATATATGCCAAGAAGGGTGGAGTACAAGGGCGAAAAATTAAGACCATCATGGCACCTGCAACCCAG ACTGCTGCTGTTGAAGTCAGAAGAGAATGCATCCTCAAAGGTCTTTGCGTGTACCTGAATGAAGATCCAGAGAAGCTGGTGAAGGATTACCTG GACGTTGATAAAAGCATCGCCACTGCCATAGCAGAGACAGTCTTTGGAATCTGTGTCATTCGATCGGAGGGTGCAGAGCCTGGCGATGACCCTCAGGATGTTATGATTGTTCTAGAGGGGGTGGAAGTGATGG GTACACCTTTGAGGTTCTGCAGAAGATTCTTATGGAGTTGGATGCACACAAACTATCCAACAAAGTACAGGTTCTCAAAACTCTTCTTTCTCGTTGAGAAATGTTGCCAATACAACAGCTACACCATGTATCTGGAACATGAACCAGAAAGAACTGCAGACAGATGA
- the LOC109195214 gene encoding sterile alpha motif domain-containing protein 3 isoform X1 produces MAAMVKLRIIFSENDSRRLIFPNGMPESVNELVQQIKGQCGVNGDFRLQFMDAEFGNEFTNLESMSDIQDKSTIKVIFSSVAPVEPGEPLLPLYSSAATSRTLDDSSSLSSPGNSFDTDILSSPESTSSRATAWPDVFPIPRFSYDTQLQLDRANATFKETGALLNPDHKIKSAILDGLAETIVQYKVYLSDREFDEVAEALVTTHPCLKEPGSVTGYGGWKTSLKYKLANYRTKLRRLGCPEVTVNSLKHKPDGKCTPAYGVKKPKKAEVNYCPTYPAGETAETLEEIRVDLLSEVKKKNNDHRVAAMMEKTFALRRQEVVREAPMIADFKMRWPALFHVCEVSAEFKRITTIHLQSKFFSQLDSYSANLIKIYAKKGGVQGRKIKTIMAPATQTAAVEVRRECILKGLCVYLNEDPEKLVKDYLDVDKSIATAIAETVFGICVIRSEGAEPGDDPQDVMIVLEGVEVMGELGNVAFAVPMLLGLVYSLNLSYPPELRYTFEVLQKILMELDAHKLSNKVQVLKTLLSR; encoded by the exons ATGGCTGCAATGGTGAAACTCAGAATCATTTTCTCCGAAAATGATTCCCGGAGATTGATCTTTCCAAATGGGATGCCAGAGTCTGTCAATGAGCTAGTTCAGCAGATAAAGGGACAGTGTGGAGTTAATGGGGACTTCAGGCTTCAGTTCATGGATGCAGAATTTGGGAATGAATTCACCAACTTGGAGTCAATGTCGGACATCCAGGACAAAAGTACCATCAAGGTCATCTTTAGCTCAGTTGCACCTGTCGAGCCTGGTGAGCCACTGCTCCCTCTTTACTCATCTGCTGCCACTTCCCGCACTCTAGATGACTCCTCATCCCTTTCATCTCCTGGGAACTCATTTGATACAGACATATTGTCTTCTCCTGAATCTACGTCCTCAAGAGCCACTGCATGGCCCGATGTCTTCCCCATTCCCCGGTTCTCTTATGATACTCAACTACAGCTGGACAGGGCCAATGCTACTTTCAAAGAAACTGGAGCTTTGTTGAATCCTGATCATAAAATTAAGTCTGCCATTCTTGATGGTTTAGCTGAAACAATTGTTCAGTACAAGGTCTACCTCTCTGACAGGGAGTTTGATGAGGTCGCAGAAGCTCTTGTAACAACCCATCCATGTTTGAAAGAGCCTGGTTCAGTCACTGGATATGGCGGATGGAAAACAAGCTTGAAGTATAAACTTGCTAACTACCGAACTAAGCTTAGACGGCTTGGATGCCCTGAAGTTACTGTGAATTCCTTAAAACATAAACCTGATGGCAAATGTACTCCTGCGTATGGCGTGAAGAAGCCAAAAAAAGCTGAAGTGAATTACTGCCCCACTTATCCAGCTGGTGAAACTGCAGAGACACTAGAAGAAATCAGAGTGGACCTCCTGTCagaagttaagaaaaaaaacaatgaccATAGGGTGGCTGCAATGATGGAGAAGACCTTTGCTCTCAGAAGGCAAGAGGTGGTACGTGAAGCACCGATGATCGCTGATTTCAAAATGAGGTGGCCAGCTCTCTTCCATGTGTGTGAG GTGAGTGCAGAATTCAAGAGGATTACAACAATCCATTTGCAGTCCAAGTTCTTCTCCCAGCTGGATAGTTATTCGGCAAACCTTATCAAGATATATGCCAAGAAGGGTGGAGTACAAGGGCGAAAAATTAAGACCATCATGGCACCTGCAACCCAG ACTGCTGCTGTTGAAGTCAGAAGAGAATGCATCCTCAAAGGTCTTTGCGTGTACCTGAATGAAGATCCAGAGAAGCTGGTGAAGGATTACCTG GACGTTGATAAAAGCATCGCCACTGCCATAGCAGAGACAGTCTTTGGAATCTGTGTCATTCGATCGGAGGGTGCAGAGCCTGGCGATGACCCTCAGGATGTTATGATTGTTCTAGAGGGGGTGGAAGTGATGGGTGAGTTGGGCAATGTAGCTTTTGCAGTGCCAATGTTGCTTGGTCTGGTCTACTCACTAAACCTGAGCTACCCTCCGGAACTCAGGTACACCTTTGAGGTTCTGCAGAAGATTCTTATGGAGTTGGATGCACACAAACTATCCAACAAAGTACAGGTTCTCAAAACTCTTCTTTCTCGTTGA